The Methanolacinia petrolearia DSM 11571 genome has a segment encoding these proteins:
- the kamA gene encoding lysine 2,3-aminomutase has translation MINYSDTQKEITLKIDSEGTLSKWRDWRWQLSHTIRDLDTFEKITGITFTNEKYEELKETLEKFPLAITPYYLSLIETEDYENDPIFMQSFPSVHELDIIEEDLADPLDEDRDSPVEGITHRYPDRVLFLVSNKCAMYCRHCTRKRKVGDVEYIPDKDQISKGIDYINNNPQVRDVLLSGGDPLLLDDSYLEWILSELTEIPHVEIVRIGSRLPVVLPYRIDSNLVEMLRQYHPIWFNTQFNHPREITSSSTEALRKLADGGIPLGNQSVLLSGVNDCPRIMKTLMHKLVMNRVRPYYMYQCDLSEGLSHFRTPVGKGIEIIESLRGHTSGFAVPTYVIDAPGGGGKIPLMPNYLISWSTNKVVLRNYEGVICTYKEPDNYEAVYCNRKCEECTLQLKLDNADESKSIGIEKLLCDYDDTIALYPENNERMERRDEK, from the coding sequence ATGATAAATTATTCAGATACCCAGAAAGAGATCACATTAAAAATAGATTCGGAAGGAACACTCTCAAAATGGAGAGACTGGAGATGGCAGCTCAGCCATACGATAAGAGATCTCGATACATTCGAAAAGATCACGGGGATCACTTTTACCAATGAAAAATACGAAGAACTAAAAGAAACACTTGAAAAATTCCCCCTTGCAATAACCCCGTATTACCTCTCGCTCATCGAAACGGAGGACTATGAAAACGATCCGATCTTCATGCAGTCCTTCCCTTCGGTCCATGAACTCGACATAATCGAAGAAGACCTCGCCGATCCCTTAGACGAAGATCGTGACAGCCCGGTGGAAGGAATTACGCACAGGTACCCCGACAGGGTGCTCTTCCTGGTCAGCAACAAATGCGCAATGTACTGCCGGCACTGCACACGAAAGAGAAAAGTCGGAGACGTGGAGTACATCCCGGACAAGGACCAGATCAGCAAAGGAATCGATTATATCAACAACAATCCGCAGGTAAGGGATGTTCTTTTATCCGGCGGAGATCCCCTTCTCCTTGACGATTCATATCTCGAGTGGATCCTGTCGGAGCTGACCGAAATCCCTCACGTGGAGATCGTCCGTATCGGCAGCCGCCTTCCGGTCGTCCTCCCGTACAGGATCGACAGCAACCTCGTTGAGATGCTCAGGCAGTACCATCCCATATGGTTCAACACACAGTTCAATCACCCGAGAGAGATCACGAGCTCGTCCACCGAAGCGTTAAGAAAGCTCGCAGACGGCGGAATCCCGCTCGGAAACCAGTCGGTCCTTCTCTCGGGCGTAAACGACTGCCCGAGGATCATGAAGACGCTCATGCACAAGCTCGTCATGAACAGGGTCAGGCCGTATTACATGTACCAGTGCGATCTATCGGAAGGGCTTTCGCATTTCAGGACGCCGGTCGGAAAAGGGATCGAGATCATCGAGAGTCTCAGGGGGCACACATCCGGCTTCGCCGTTCCTACCTACGTTATCGATGCCCCCGGAGGGGGAGGCAAGATCCCGCTGATGCCCAACTACCTCATCTCGTGGTCGACGAACAAGGTCGTCTTAAGAAACTACGAAGGGGTCATCTGCACCTACAAGGAGCCGGACAACTACGAGGCGGTTTACTGCAACAGGAAATGCGAAGAATGCACGCTCCAGCTCAAACTCGACAACGCGGACGAGTCGAAATCCATCGGAATCGAGAAACTCCTGTGCGACTATGACGACACCATCGCCCTTTATCCCGAGAACAACGAGAGGATGGAGAGAAGAGATGAAAAATGA
- the ablB gene encoding putative beta-lysine N-acetyltransferase — MKNDVVCTIGNSLIQHGKLNDRVYLMKLSPDDIPVIVMEMIDGIAEKYEYSKSFAKVPGDAADTFAKNGYKIEAVAPELFNGKSDGYFLSKYYSPGREEIEASCKDEIERILRDTEKIRDTRTPDKDGKDLEIRIAGEEDADALAGLYGQVFESYPFPIHDPGYIRQTMNENIRYFGIWKDDMLLAASSCETDISGLNVEMTDFAVSPECRGNGYAGLLLEVMENEMKKDGFITSYTIARAAHEPVNRLFARSGYKYCGTLKNNTNICGSFESMNVWYKKID; from the coding sequence ATGAAAAATGACGTTGTATGCACTATCGGGAATTCGCTAATCCAGCACGGGAAATTAAACGACAGGGTGTATCTGATGAAACTCTCACCCGACGATATCCCGGTGATAGTTATGGAGATGATAGACGGCATCGCGGAAAAATACGAATACTCGAAGTCTTTTGCAAAAGTTCCCGGCGATGCCGCAGACACATTCGCAAAAAACGGCTATAAGATCGAAGCCGTCGCTCCGGAACTTTTCAACGGCAAAAGCGACGGTTACTTCCTCTCGAAATATTACAGTCCCGGAAGGGAAGAGATCGAAGCATCCTGCAAAGATGAGATCGAAAGAATCCTCAGGGATACCGAAAAGATCCGGGATACGAGAACCCCGGATAAAGACGGAAAAGATCTTGAAATAAGAATAGCGGGAGAAGAGGATGCAGATGCACTCGCCGGGCTATACGGACAGGTCTTCGAGAGCTACCCGTTTCCGATCCATGATCCCGGCTACATCCGCCAGACGATGAACGAAAACATCCGGTATTTCGGCATATGGAAGGACGATATGCTTCTTGCGGCCTCCTCCTGCGAAACCGATATCTCCGGCCTCAACGTTGAGATGACGGACTTCGCGGTCTCCCCCGAATGCCGGGGCAACGGATATGCGGGTCTTCTTCTAGAAGTGATGGAGAATGAGATGAAGAAAGACGGGTTCATCACATCCTATACAATCGCAAGAGCGGCACACGAACCGGTGAACCGTCTCTTCGCACGGTCGGGCTACAAATATTGCGGGACGCTGAAGAACAATACCAATATCTGCGGATCGTTCGAATCGATGAACGTCTGGTACAAAAAAATAGATTGA
- a CDS encoding cupin domain-containing protein, which produces MNSYPVIFAVVAVACISFAIAGCTGTGDSGMSEAGFVQNGTLYVIDQNDLEGISLFGGEGSLVEFFSPAVLEKLNIPEETDISIGYVVIPPGNGLPPHYLLGSDEVDYIISGEGVITIDGQEHELSSGQAVLTPAGSVQSFVNTGDNDLVYLTIVQPYYKYENDVSINGDTGNISYKSHPEIFISNPEENEEWNPSEGVQIYAVVNRGIMTLPDDAVSTEYSIAYAEFSPGASIPSEVIAESDELDYVLEGEIEVSSGDNTYTVKKGQAVLIPKGVSREFRNNDDSKTVLLSFVNPYWRDETGSS; this is translated from the coding sequence ATGAATTCGTATCCGGTGATTTTTGCGGTAGTTGCGGTTGCCTGCATTTCTTTCGCAATTGCGGGATGCACGGGGACGGGGGATTCCGGCATGAGCGAGGCCGGTTTCGTGCAGAACGGAACTCTCTACGTAATCGATCAAAACGATCTCGAAGGCATCTCTCTCTTCGGCGGCGAGGGAAGCCTGGTTGAATTTTTCTCTCCCGCGGTTCTTGAAAAGCTGAACATCCCGGAAGAGACCGATATCAGTATCGGCTATGTCGTCATCCCTCCCGGAAACGGTCTTCCTCCTCATTATCTTCTCGGATCTGACGAGGTGGATTATATTATCTCGGGTGAGGGCGTGATTACAATCGACGGACAGGAGCATGAACTCTCATCCGGGCAGGCCGTCCTGACTCCCGCAGGATCTGTCCAGTCGTTTGTGAACACGGGTGATAATGATCTTGTTTACCTGACTATTGTTCAGCCGTATTATAAGTATGAAAACGACGTCTCGATCAATGGAGATACCGGGAACATATCATATAAGAGCCACCCGGAGATCTTCATCTCGAACCCGGAGGAGAACGAGGAATGGAACCCGTCCGAAGGAGTTCAGATCTATGCAGTTGTGAATCGCGGGATCATGACATTGCCTGACGACGCGGTTTCAACCGAATACAGTATTGCATATGCGGAATTTTCACCCGGTGCATCAATTCCGTCTGAGGTTATCGCGGAGTCGGACGAACTCGATTATGTCCTTGAAGGAGAGATCGAGGTTTCGTCGGGGGACAATACATATACGGTGAAAAAGGGACAGGCCGTGCTGATCCCGAAAGGTGTCTCCCGGGAATTCAGGAATAATGATGACAGCAAGACCGTTCTTCTCTCTTTCGTAAATCCGTACTGGAGAGACGAGACAGGATCATCCTGA
- a CDS encoding metallophosphoesterase family protein produces the protein MNPNHELRISIGPSHFRHRICERMNEIGNSVYYHKILDNPGIVLFKIKYEDKNPERRIMEIIKEASSGFPYLPFLLNGYTKQTPDKKYGLSLRAETSPEIAGLCKELERLLTSEKLEFQNMLNADNRLYVPVLEYPGLIDAEIIYRHASKRKNDIVTRLLSLVAKSPRYKIRDFVLPVESIHIELSDENGHLKTYDLIQKRWSGKTTGSRSGESFEVFRRLRNYESTGTKFSEKDEVYLLSDLHLDHSDIIWGASRPYPLGDSKRMDKVLVRNWNNTIKPSDTVYYLGDLTYNLDRETCTRYLSELNGNIEFIKGNHDGSMEDLPEQVTINYSGRDYLLIHDPKFRPEGYSGWTIHGHVHNSRISDYPFIDFTNKTINVCCELTGYHPVKLEEISGLIDLYEKGEITAERFLLYEDFLAIYKGISP, from the coding sequence TTGAATCCTAACCATGAATTAAGAATCTCGATCGGACCGTCTCATTTCCGCCACAGGATATGCGAACGGATGAACGAGATCGGAAACTCCGTATACTATCATAAGATCCTGGACAATCCCGGAATTGTTCTCTTCAAAATAAAATACGAAGACAAAAATCCGGAACGCAGGATCATGGAGATCATAAAGGAAGCATCTTCAGGATTCCCGTATCTCCCATTCCTTCTAAACGGGTACACAAAGCAAACTCCGGATAAAAAATACGGATTATCGCTCCGGGCAGAAACATCCCCGGAGATCGCCGGTCTCTGCAAAGAACTGGAAAGGCTGCTCACTTCGGAAAAGTTAGAATTCCAAAATATGCTTAACGCCGATAACAGACTCTATGTCCCGGTACTCGAATATCCCGGACTCATCGACGCCGAAATTATCTACAGACATGCATCGAAGAGAAAAAACGATATCGTCACCAGACTTTTATCGCTTGTTGCGAAGTCTCCGAGATACAAGATCCGGGACTTCGTCCTTCCTGTGGAAAGCATCCATATAGAACTCTCGGACGAAAACGGCCACCTGAAGACCTACGACCTCATCCAAAAAAGATGGTCGGGCAAGACCACCGGCAGCAGGTCAGGAGAGAGCTTCGAAGTATTCCGGAGACTTAGGAACTACGAATCCACCGGGACAAAATTTTCTGAAAAAGACGAGGTCTACCTTTTGTCCGATCTTCACCTGGACCATAGCGACATAATCTGGGGTGCTTCACGCCCGTATCCGCTCGGTGATTCGAAAAGGATGGACAAAGTGCTCGTCAGGAACTGGAACAACACGATCAAACCGTCCGATACCGTATACTATCTCGGGGATCTCACCTATAATCTCGACCGGGAAACCTGCACCAGATACCTCTCGGAACTCAACGGGAATATCGAATTTATAAAGGGAAACCATGACGGATCTATGGAAGATCTGCCCGAACAGGTGACGATCAATTATTCAGGACGAGACTATCTGCTGATCCACGATCCCAAGTTCAGGCCCGAAGGTTATTCCGGGTGGACGATCCACGGGCATGTCCACAACAGCAGAATTTCGGATTATCCTTTCATCGATTTTACGAACAAAACCATAAACGTCTGCTGCGAACTTACCGGTTATCACCCCGTAAAACTTGAGGAGATCAGTGGTTTGATTGATTTGTACGAAAAGGGTGAGATTACTGCGGAACGGTTTTTGCTTTATGAGGATTTTCTGGCAATCTATAAGGGCATAAGCCCCTGA